The Burkholderiales bacterium genomic interval AAAACGCTTACACGGCAATAATTCGCTTAAACAGCCTTTTTTTGTCATCATCTGCCGTCGACGAGAACCCCAATATCCGCCGGACTAAACAAATTTGGGGGAAACCGATTTACAGTGCAGGCATGATCAAGAAATTCCTAAACAAGGAATCAGCGCTGATTCCCGCCCTCACGACCGGTGGATTGTTCCTTCTCTTCGGAAACAGCTGGCTTAGTGATCTATCAAACTTCGTGCGGGATGGAATTTTGATCGTTTGGCTGTTTTGCGTGATCGTATGGGGAGCGATTAGCGTGGTACGACACGCCGACGGCCTCGCGATCAATCTGGGCGAACCGTACGGCACCTTGATCCTCACATTCTCGGTCGCCAGTCTTGAGATCATGGCGGTGGCCGTGGTCATGCTTACCGGCCTCGAAAATCCCACGCTCGCGCGCGACACTATGTTCTCTGTCGTCATGATCGCGCTGAACGGTCTGATCGGTCTTGGCCTGCTGCTCGGCGGTTGGCGGTATCGGGAGCAAGGTTACAACCTGCGCGGGGTGAACGCATATCTCGGCGTTATCATTTCACTCGCCATCTTCGGCTTGGTAGTCCCGAACTTCACGACATCCACCGCAGGCCCCACGTTCTCGTCCCACCAGGAAGGATTTCTGATTGCGATGTGCACCGGCTTATATGCAGTTTTTCTCGCAATCCAAACAACTCGTCATCGTGAATATTTCCTCGCACCCCAAATAAATGGCGGTGCGGGCCTTCGAGCGCCCGATAGGGCCGGCGACCGCTCCTATCCGCGTTCGACTACTTACCACACGGGACTATTGTTGTGCTACCTGGCCTTGGTCATTTACCTGGTCGAAAATCTTGCGGTACTGTTGAATTACGGTCTTGACGTGCTCGCAGCCCCGCCGGCGCTAGGCGCGCTGCTGGTCGCCGTGTTGGTGCTCTCTCCTGAGGGGCTCGGCGCCATCCAAGCGGCCCTTCAGAATGATCTCCAGCGCACGGTGAACATTTTGCTCGGCTCGGTGCTCGCGACCCTTGCCTTGACCATACCCTCGGTACTGATCATCGGCCTGATTAAAGGCACAAACGTCATACTGGGCCTTGCAGGCGTCGACCAAGTAATGCTGCTGCTCACCCTGCTGGTCAGTACCGTTACGTTCGCGAGCGGGCGCACCAATGTCCTGCAAGGCGCAGTCCACCTGATGCTTTTTCTCGCCTACTTCATGCTGATTTTCTGGAAGTAGGCTGCTGCCAGATCGGCGCGACATTGCGCGCGGTCATTGTTGTCATGTGAGTAAATATAGTGGCGTTGCTTGAGTGCAAGGAAAAAAGTAGAAATTAACGCGAACATTAGTAAAAGCGGAAAATCGGCAACAAGTTAATGCCGCTATTATGAGCAGCATAGGAAATCCATGCTAAGCACAATGAAAAGTCTTAAATCTTCTTCTCTGCTAACGATACCGGGAAAATCATGTCTCCATTAATTGAAACCGCCATTTATCTTTCCGCGGCAGTGATAGCCGTACCGCTTTTCAGAAAGCTGCGTTTTGGAGCAGTGCTGGGATACCTCGCGGCGGGGATCGTCATCGGACCACATGTGCTCGGTCTTGTGAGCAACGTGGACAGCATACTGCATTTCTCTGAGCTCGGCGTGGTGCTGCTTCTGTTCATCATCGGTTTGGAATTACAGCCCTCCCGCCTTTGGGTACTGCGCAAAACGGTGTTCGGCCTGGGTTCGGCGCAGGTTGCTGTCACAGCCGCGTTGCTGGGCCTGATTGTTTATAGCCTGGGCCTCACTCCTGAGAGTGCTTTGATTGCCGGTCTCGGGCTTTCGCTCTCTTCCACGGCCTTTGTACTTCAGATTCTGGCTGAAAAAAATCAGTTGACGACGCGCTACGGCAGAACCTCGTTTGCAATTTTGCTGTTTCAAGACCTGGCCGTTATCCCAATGCTGGCCCTGATCCCGCTGCTCGCGGCCAAAGGCATCACTTCCGGCCAGACGAGCCCCGGCTATGCAGCGATAAGGGCGCTGGCTGTGGTCGCGGCAGTAATAATCGGCGGGCGCTACCTGTTACGTCCGGTGTTCAGGGCCATTGCGGAGAGCCGCATTCAGGAGGTCTTTACCGCCGCGGCGCTATTGGTCGTGATCGGCACGTCGCTGTTGATGGAACTTGCCGGCTTGTCGATGTCGCTTGGAGCCTTCATCGCGGGCGTATTGCTCGCAGACTCGGAATACCGACATGAGCTCGAAGCCAACATCGAACCTTTCAAAGGCTTGTTGTTGGGTTTGTTCTTCATTGCTGTGGGCATGTCTGCCAATCTCGACCTCGTGGCTTCCCGGCCATTTGCCGTACTGGCGGCGGTCGTCGTTATGATGGCAATTAAGGCAGCGGCGGTATTTGCCATCGGGAGAATATCGGGGTGCTCAAACAC includes:
- a CDS encoding monovalent cation:proton antiporter-2 (CPA2) family protein translates to MSPLIETAIYLSAAVIAVPLFRKLRFGAVLGYLAAGIVIGPHVLGLVSNVDSILHFSELGVVLLLFIIGLELQPSRLWVLRKTVFGLGSAQVAVTAALLGLIVYSLGLTPESALIAGLGLSLSSTAFVLQILAEKNQLTTRYGRTSFAILLFQDLAVIPMLALIPLLAAKGITSGQTSPGYAAIRALAVVAAVIIGGRYLLRPVFRAIAESRIQEVFTAAALLVVIGTSLLMELAGLSMSLGAFIAGVLLADSEYRHELEANIEPFKGLLLGLFFIAVGMSANLDLVASRPFAVLAAVVVMMAIKAAAVFAIGRISGCSNTSARNLAVSLSQGGEFAFVLFGLAATLQIMDPTLADMLIVVVTLSMALTPALFSLNAAAEKRWLKSSKPADFDNIDAGENRVIIAGFGRVGQIVGRILRLRKIRFTALELSQEQLDVVRRFGNKVYYGDASRLELLRAAKADKAEIFVLAIDDVASSLKTAATVKKHFPNLAIYARARNRFHAYQLMDIGVDGMIRETLLSSLELSRQVLRGLGIDEEKAHGTIEMFKGHDEKTLLAQHAVYHDETKLIQSTKEAARELQGIFEADLSSENDSGNSVAPVPSR